The following coding sequences lie in one Labrus bergylta chromosome 5, fLabBer1.1, whole genome shotgun sequence genomic window:
- the arf3b gene encoding ADP-ribosylation factor 3b codes for MGNIFGNLLKSLIGKKEMRILMVGLDAAGKTTILYKLKLGEIVTTIPTIGFNVETVEYKNISFTVWDVGGQDKIRPLWRHYFQNTQGLIFVVDSNDRERVNEAREELMRMLAEDELRDAVLLVFANKQDLPNAMNAAEITDKLGLHSLRHRNWYIQATCATSGDGLYEGLDWLANQLKNKK; via the exons ATGGGGAACATTTTTGGGAATTTGCTGAAGAGCCTCATAGGGAAGAAGGAGATGAGGATTTTGATGGTCGGGCTCGATGCCGCAGGAAAAACCACAATTCTCTACAAGCTCAAGCTGGGGGAAATTGTCACCACAATTCCGACAATTG GGTTTAACGTGGAGACAGTGGAGTATAAGAACATCAGCTTCACCGTGTGGGACGTGGGTGGGCAGGACAAGATCCGCCCACTATGGAGACACTACTTTCAAAACACACAGG gtCTAATTTTTGTGGTGGACAGTAATGACAGAGAGCGTGTGAACGAAGCACGAGAGGAGCTGATGAGGATGCTGGCTGAGGACGAACTGAGAGATGCAGTCCTTCTTGTGTTTGCAAATAAACAG GACTTGCCCAATGCCATGAACGCTGCAGAGATCACAGACAAGTTGGGCTTACACTCCCTGCGCCATCGTAACTGGTACATCCAGGCCACCTGTGCCACCAGTGGCGACGGCCTCTATGAGGGGTTGGATTGGCTGGCCAATCAACTAAAGAACAAGAAATGA